In the Centroberyx gerrardi isolate f3 chromosome 9, fCenGer3.hap1.cur.20231027, whole genome shotgun sequence genome, one interval contains:
- the pfn2b gene encoding profilin-2 isoform X1, producing MSWQSYVETLMADGSCQDSAIVGYTDAKYVWASFPGGTFVNITSEEIDTLVGKDREGFFTSGLTLGNKKCSVIRDSLQIDGDWTMDIRTKSQGGEPTYNVSVGRAGKALVLVMGKEGVHGGQLNKKAFHMAEYLRKSGY from the exons ATGTCCTGGCAAAGCTACGTGGAAACCCTGATGGCTGATGGCAGCTGCCAGGACTCGGCCATTGTTGGGTACACGGACGCCAAATACGTTTGGGCATCATTTCCCGGCGGTACCTTTGTCAACATAACG AGTGAAGAAATCGACACCTTAGTAGGAAAGGACCGGGAGGGATTCTTCACCAGCGGGCTGACCTTAGGCAATAAGAAGTGCTCCGTCATCAGAGACAGCCTCCAAATCGACGGCGACTGGACAATGGACATCCGGACGAAGAGTCAAGGGGGAGAGCCAACATACAATGTTTCCGTAGGCAGAGCCGGCAAAG CATTGGTTTTAGTCATGGGGAAGGAAGGTGTCCATGGAGGGCAGCTCAACAAGAAAGCGTTTCACATGGCTGAATACCTGAGGAAGTCTGGATACTAA
- the pfn2b gene encoding profilin-2 isoform X2, whose amino-acid sequence MSWQSYVETLMADGSCQDSAIVGYTDAKYVWASFPGGTFVNITSEEIDTLVGKDREGFFTSGLTLGNKKCSVIRDSLQIDGDWTMDIRTKSQGGEPTYNVSVGRAGKVLVFVMGKEGVHGGGLNKKAYSMAKYLRDSGF is encoded by the exons ATGTCCTGGCAAAGCTACGTGGAAACCCTGATGGCTGATGGCAGCTGCCAGGACTCGGCCATTGTTGGGTACACGGACGCCAAATACGTTTGGGCATCATTTCCCGGCGGTACCTTTGTCAACATAACG AGTGAAGAAATCGACACCTTAGTAGGAAAGGACCGGGAGGGATTCTTCACCAGCGGGCTGACCTTAGGCAATAAGAAGTGCTCCGTCATCAGAGACAGCCTCCAAATCGACGGCGACTGGACAATGGACATCCGGACGAAGAGTCAAGGGGGAGAGCCAACATACAATGTTTCCGTAGGCAGAGCCGGCAAAG tCTTGGTCTTTGTAATGGGCAAAGAAGGGGTCCATGGAGGCGGATTGAATAAGAAGGCATACTCGATGGCAAAATACTTGAGGGATTCAGGGTTCTAG